The following proteins are co-located in the Solanum pennellii chromosome 8, SPENNV200 genome:
- the LOC107028060 gene encoding WAT1-related protein At4g19185-like, whose protein sequence is PTVVPCWSWLHKSDLCCYFPTFDTSLHVHTCCAHGCRDCETLYFGRSDISWRYHRLCFWGFPNGCIPWSNNGVWRRNKGQSEPAGWLLSSFLVLDSWHLGVLCLILNCMCVAAYLALQAPVLREYPASISLTAYSYSFGLLLMIVTSFFMTNGSTSWYLTPSEVVAVCYAGIVTSGLNYGLMTWCNKVIGPALVSLYSPLQAVATAILSSIFLGSDIYLGSILGGVLIIAGLYLVTWASYREMQAAKATVPHAPRMTDPLLSHQIQHISSVTSSSMPKIND, encoded by the exons CCAACTGTTGTTCCTTGTTGGTCTTGGCTACACAAATCCGACTTATGCTGCTACTTTCCAACCTTTGATACCAGTCTTCACGTTCATACTTGCTGTGCTCATGGG TGCAGAGACTGCGAAACTTTATACTTTGGAAGGTCAGACATAAGTTGGAGGTACCATCGTTTGTGTTTCTGGGGCTTTCCTAATGGTTGTATTCCGTGGTCCAATAATGGTGTTTGGAGACGGAATAAGGGTCAATCAGAACCTGCTGGATGGCTACTGTCTAGTTTTCTGGTACTTGATAGTTGGCACCTCGGTGTCTTATGCTTAATATTGAACTGTATGTGTGTGGCAGCATACTTAGCTCTTCAG GCTCCAGTTTTGAGAGAATACCCGGCAAGCATATCATTGACAGCATATTCTTACTCTTTTGGCCTTCTATTAATGATAGTAACATCATTCTTTATGACCAATGGATCAACAAGTTGGTATTTGACACCATCTGAAGTTGTAGCTGTGTGCTATGCT GGAATCGTTACCTCAGGGCTGAACTACGGACTAATGACATGGTGCAATAAAGTTATTGGCCCTGCTTTAGTTTCTCTATACAGTCCGCTTCAAGCTGTTGCAACAGCAATTTTGTCTAGTATTTTCCTTGGAAGCGATATTTATCTTGGAAG CATTTTGGGAGGAGTTCTCATTATAGCAGGGCTTTATTTAGTAACTTGGGCATCTTATAGAGAGATGCAGGCAGCTAAGGCAACTGTTCCTCATGCTCCTCGGATGACGGATCCCCTATTGTCACACCAGATACAACACATTTCCTCTGTTACTTCTTCTTCGATGCCAAAGATCAATGACTAG